A single region of the Salvia miltiorrhiza cultivar Shanhuang (shh) chromosome 8, IMPLAD_Smil_shh, whole genome shotgun sequence genome encodes:
- the LOC131001179 gene encoding glycerol-3-phosphate acyltransferase RAM2-like: MTSRDKIPTIYECDSNNRQNHTVVSDMDGTLLVGRSSFAYFALIAFDVGGILRLLLLLLAAPFAGLLYYFVSESAGIKVLIFATFAGVKVSSIKSAARAVLPKHYSDDLHPETWRVFSSCGRKCVLTANPRIMVEPFLNSYLDVDVVLGTEISSFKGVATGLVAAPGVLVGENKAVALRKAFGDQEMPHVGMGDRDTDIPFLKLCKEKYMVPARPGTRPVRAETLPKPVIFHDGRLVQKPTLSRALLITLWLPFGIILSILRVFLVSTVPISIGHRYMILLGCSVTIRGAPKHFSGGKGAVFVCNHRTVIDAAMVSGGLRRMTTTVSYSVARFTEIISPIKTSRLTRDRATDARLIQQILDQGKFLVMCPEGTTCREPYLLRFSALFAELTDRIVPVAISIKTGMFHGSTARGHKWLDPFFYYMNPFPAYEVTFLNMLPPDRTCKAGKSSFDVANNVQEMIANTLSYTRTTLTRKDKYRVLAGTDGLVQTKSASKVIA, encoded by the exons ATGACTAGTAGGGACAAAATCCCAACAATCTACGAATGCGACTCCAACAATCGACAAAATCACACCGTGGTTTCCGATATGGACGGAACGTTGCTGGTGGGCCGCAGCTCCTTCGCTTATTTCGCGTTGATTGCGTTTGACGTGGGAGGGATCCTgcgtctgctgctgctgctcttgGCGGCTCCGTTTGCCGGCCTACTCTACTACTTCGTATCAGAATCTGCGGGCATTAAGGTGCTCATATTCGCCACGTTTGCAGGGGTGAAGGTGTCTTCGATCAAGTCGGCGGCGAGGGCCGTTCTTCCCAAGCATTACTCCGATGACTTGCACCCGGAGACGTGGCGCGTTTTCTCGTCGTGTGGGAGGAAATGTGTGCTCACTGCCAACCCAAGGATCATGGTTGAGCCTTTCTTGAACAGCTATTTGGATGTCGACGTCGTTTTAGGCACCGAGATCTCGTCGTTTAAGGGCGTCGCCACCGGTCTCGTGGCCGCCCCCGGCGTGCTTGTTGGGGAGAACAAGGCTGTTGCTCTTAGGAAGGCTTTTGGGGATCAAGAAATGCCTCATGTTGGAATGGGAGATAGGGATACAGATATTCCTTTCCTCAAATTGTGCAAG GAGAAATACATGGTGCCGGCAAGGCCTGGAACCCGGCCCGTGAGAGCGGAGACGCTGCCAAAGCCCGTGATTTTCCACGACGGTCGGCTCGTCCAGAAACCAACACTATCCCGGGCTCTACTAATCACTCTATGGCTCCCATTTgggattattttatcaattctacGTGTCTTCTTAGTTTCTACAGTCCCCATTTCAATAGGTCACCGCTACATGATTCTGTTAGGCTGCTCGGTGACAATCAGAGGAGCTCCCAAGCATTTCTCCGGCGGCAAGGGCGCGGTCTTCGTGTGCAACCACCGCACCGTCATTGACGCGGCCATGGTCTCCGGCGGCCTCCGCCGCATGACCACCACCGTCTCCTACTCCGTCGCGCGCTTCACCGAGATCATATCCCCGATCAAGACCTCAAGGCTCACGCGCGACCGCGCCACGGACGCCCGGTTGATCCAGCAGATCTTGGATCAAGGGAAATTCTTGGTGATGTGCCCCGAGGGCACCACGTGCCGGGAGCCCTATTTGCTTAGATTCTCGGCATTGTTTGCGGAGCTCACTGATCGCATTGTGCCGGTGGCCATCTCAATAAAGACGGGTATGTTTCACGGCTCCACGGCGCGAGGCCATAAATGGCTCGACCCTTTCTTCTACTACATGAACCCTTTTCCCGCATATGAAGTCACGTTTTTGAATATGTTGCCACCCGACCGGACTTGCAAGGCCGGAAAATCGAGCTTCGACGTCGCCAATAACGTTCAAGAAATGATCGCCAACACGTTGAGCTATACTCGCACCACTCTTACAAGGAAAGATAAGTATCGAGTGTTGGCAGGAACGGATGGCCTCGTCCAGACCAAATCTGCATCCAAGGTTATTGCTTGA
- the LOC131001180 gene encoding zinc finger protein GIS2 gives MSLDNRSRSRSRSRSPMDRKIRTQRYSYRDAPYRRESRRGFSQNSLCKNCKRPGHYARECPNVAICHNCGLPGHIASECTTKSLCWNCREPGHMAGNCPNEGICHTCGKAGHRARDCSAPQLPPGDLRLCNNCFKQGHMAADCTNDKACKNCRKTGHLARDCQNEPVCNMCNISGHLARDCPKANMLEERGGGVRGGGGMGGGGGGGFRDIVCRNCQQMGHMSRDCMAITICHNCGGRGHLAFECPSGRFMDRFPRRY, from the exons ATGAGCTTAGACAACAGGAGCCGAAGCAGGAGCAGAAGCAGGAGTCCGATGGATCGTAAGATCCGAACTCAACGCTATTCTTATCGTGATGCACCATATAGACGGGAATCAAGGCGGGGCTTCAG TCAGAATAGTTTGTGCAAAAACTGCAAAAGGCCTGGGCACTACGCTAGAGAATGCCCCAATGTGGCCATTTGTCACAACTGTGGTCTTCCTGG GCACATTGCATCAGAATGCACAACAAAATCTCTGTGCTGGAACTGTCGGGAGCCTGGCCACATGGCCGGAAATTGCCCAAATGAGGGAATCTGCCACACCTGTGGGAAGGCAGGACACCGTGCCAGAGACTGCTCAGCTCCTCAGTTGCCCCCTGGTGACTTGAGGTTGTGCAATAATTGCTTCAAGCAAGGACACATGGCAGCTGATTGTACCAATGACAAGGCCTGCAAGAACTGTAGGAAAACAGGTCATCTTGCACGTGATTGTCAGAACGAGCCTGTCTGCAATATGTGCAATATATCTGGGCATTTAGCTAGAGACTGCCCCAAGGCCAATATGCTCGAAGAGAGGGGTGGTGGAGTTCGTGGTGGTGGAGGTAtgggtggaggaggaggaggtggaTTCCGGGACATAGTTTGTCGGAACTGCCAACAGATGGGGCATATGAGTAGAGATTGCATGGCAATCACCATATGCCACAACTGCGGTGGAAGAGGGCACCTGGCATTCGAATGCCCGTCCGGGAGGTTCATGGACCGATTTCCCAGAAGGTACTAG